CCCAGTCGCCAGGCGACCTGCCGGACGATGTGCTGGCGCAGTTGGGGTTGCGCATCCAGCACGGTTTGCGGGCCTTTACGGCCAAGGAGCAGAAATCCTTGCGGGCGGTGGCGGAGGGGTTCCGACCGAACCCGCAATTCGATGCCTTGGCGGTGCTGACCGAGCTGGGCATCGGTGAAGCCCTGGTTGGCACCTTGCAGGAAAAAGGCACGCCGGAAATGGTCCAGCGCGTGCTGGTGGCGCCGCCGCAGTCGCGTATCGGGCCGCTGAGCGAGGCTGAGCGGGCCGGGTTGATTGCCAGCTCCCCGTTGCAGGGGCGCTATGACAAGCCTATCGATCGCGAGTCGGCTTATGAAGTGTTGATGGGCCGCAAGGGACTGGAACCCCAGGCCGAAGCGGCGCCGGGCAAGCCGGCGGCGGACGAGCCGAGCTTCACCGAACAGGCTGGGGAATTCCTCGGCACCGCGGCGGGCCAGGCCTTGAAATCAGCGATGCGCCAGGCGGCCAATCAATTGGGCCGGCAGTTGGTGCGTGGGTTGATGGGATCGTTGCTGGGGGGTAGCAAGCGGCGGTAGGTCAAAGACCGAGTCGCCCCCTTCGCGAGCAAGCTCGCTCCCACAGGAGATCTTCAGCGGACACAGATTTTGTATCCACCACGAATCCACTGTGGGAGCGAGCTTGCTCGCGATAGCCAGTTAACAGGCGACGAGAATTTCAGCCCTTGGGCCGCGCATGCGCCGCCAATCGTTCCAGCGCCGCCTTGAGGTTGGGGTCGCTGATGCCTTCGGCGGTGGCCTGGATGGTCGCGGCCGCGTCGGTCGACAGGTCGAGGGTATGTCCCTTGGCTCCGGCCTGTACGGTCGGCGGCTGGACCTTGAACAGGATGCGCGTCAGGTTGGCGAATTCTTCGAAAGCCTGCAGTTGACGCAGCAAGCGTTTTTGCTGGTAGCGCAAGCGCGTGGCCCAATGGCCGTCGGTGACGATCAGCAGCAAGCTGCCTTCGCGCCAGGACGCCACATGGCAATGCTCGCGCGCGGCGGGTTGCAACTGGCTGTCCAGCAGGCGTTGCAGATGACCCAGGCGCCTGGCGTGGCCGAAGATGGCTTTCAGCGGCTTGGCTTCGCGCAGCAGAACGGCGGGTGCCTTGGCTGGAAGAGGGCGGAAGGCCATGAACTGATACCGCAAATGACAGGAGCGCCATGGTAGCAGAAAGCGCCGGATGCGCCTCGATCCGCTCGTCCTGCGACCTTTTATCCATACAATCAATAGGTAACTTCTGCACCTTGTGGCTTGAAGTTCGCGCAAAAGCCCTTATTTTAGGGAGGCCCCGTCACAGCGCTGTGCCAGCATCGTGGAATAACGCCACTTTCCTCACCATCGTTTCCGGGTAGAATGCTCGTTCGCATGCGGCCATGAGGGCTGCACGGGCGACTCACGGGGCCGCCCTCCATCCCTTTAGTGTGGAAGATCCTGCCGATATGTTTGCGCCTTTGTTAAAGAAACTTTTTGGAAGCAAGAACGAGCGTGAAGTCAAGCGCATGCTCAAGACGGTACAGATCGTCAATGCCTTCGAAGAGCAAATGGTGGCCCTTTCGGACGATCAGTTACGCGCCAAGACCGCCGAATTCAAGGACCGCATCGCCAAGGGTGAAACCCTTGACCAGATCCTGCCCGAAGCCTTTGCGGTCTGCCGCGAAGCCGGCAAGCGGGTGATGGGCATGCGCCACTTCGACGTCCAGTTGATCGGCGGCATGACCCTGCACGAAGGCAAGATCGCCGAAATGCGTACCGGTGAGGGCAAGACCCTCGTGGCCACCCTGGCGGTGTATCTCAACGCATTGTCCGGCAAGGGCGTGCACGTGGTGACGGTCAACGACTACCTGGCCCGCCGCGACGCCAACTGGATGCGCCCGCTCTACGAATTCCTCGGCCTGACGGTCGGCGTGGTCACGCCGTTCCAGCCGCCGGAAGAGAAGCGCTTCGCCTACGCTTCCGACATCACCTACGGCACCAACAACGAATTCGGTTTCGACTACCTGCGCGACAACATGGCGTTCAGCATGGAAGAAAAATTCCAGCGTGAACTCAACTTTGCCGTGATCGACGAAGTCGACTCCATCCTCATCGACGAAGCCCGTACCCCGCTGATCATTTCCGGTCAGGCCGAGGACAGCTCCAAGCTGTACATCGAGATCAACAAGTTGATCCCGCAGCTCAAGCTGCACGTCGAGGAAGTCGAAGGCGAAGTGACCCAGGCCGGCCACTACACCGTCGACGAGAAGACCCGCCAGGTCGAGCTCAATGAATCCGGTCACCAGTTCATCGAAGAGATGCTGACCCGCGTCGGCCTGCTGGCTGAAGGCGAAAGCTTGTACTCGGCCCATAACCTGGGCTTGCTGACCCACGTCTATGCCGGCCTGCGTGCCCACAAGCTGTTCCATCGCAACGTCGAATACATCGTGCAGGACGGCCAGGTCGTGCTGGTAGACGAGCACACCGGCCGTACCATGCCGGGCCGTCGCCTGTCCGAAGGCCTGCACCAGGCCATCGAAGCCAAGGAAGGCCTGAACATCCAGGCCGAGAGCCAAACCCTGGCCTCGACCACCTTCCAGAACTACTTCCGCCTGTACAACAAGCTGTCCGGCATGACCGGTACCGCTGACACCGAAGCGTTCGAATTCCACCAGATCTACGGCCTGCAAGTGGTGGTGATTCCACCGAACAAGCCGCTGGCGCGCAAAGACTACAACGACCTGGTGTTCCTGACCGCCGAGGAGAAATACGCGGCGATCATCAACGACATCAAGGAAGGCATGGCCCAGGGCCGTCCGATCCTGGTGGGCACCGCCACCATCGAGACTTCCGAGCACATGTCCAACCTGCTCACCCAGGAAGGCATCGAGCACAAGGTTCTGAACGCCAAGTTCCACGAGAAGGAAGCCGAGATCATCGCCCAGGCCGGTCGCCCGGGTGCGCTGACCATCGCCACCAACATGGCCGGTCGTGGTACCGACATCCTGCTGGGCGGCAACTGGGAAGTGGAAGTCGCCTCCCTGGAAAATCCGACCCCCGAGCAGATCGCGCAGATCAAGGCCGACTGGCAGAAACGTCACCAGCAAGTGCTTGAGTCCGGCGGTTTGCAGGTGATCGCTTCCGAGCGTCACGAATCCCGTCGTATCGACAACCAGCTGCGTGGCCGTGCCGGCCGCCAGGGTGACGCCGGCTCCAGCCGCTTCTACCTGTCGCTGGAAGACAGCCTGATGCGCATCTTCGCCTCTGACCGGGTGAAGAACTTCATGAAGGCCCTGGGCATGCAGCCGGGCGAGGCGATCGAGCACCGCATGGTGACCAACGCCATCGAAAAGGCCCAGCGCAAGGTCGAAGGCCGCAACTTCGATATCCGCAAGCAGTTGCTGGAGTTCGATGACGTCAACAATGAGCAGCGTAAAGTGATTTATCACATGCGCAACAGCTTGTTGGCCGCCGACGACATTGGCGAAACCATCGCCGATTTCCGCCGCGAAGTGCTCGACGCTACCGTCAGCGCCCACATTCCGCCGCAGTCGTTGCCGGAACAGTGGGATATCGCGGGCCTGGAAGCTTCCCTGCGCAGCGATTTCGGCGTGTCCTTGCCGATCCAGCAGTGGCTCGACGAAGACGATCACCTGTACGAAGAAACCCTGCGGGAAAAACTGCTGGCCGAGCTGATCGCCGCGTACAACGAGAAAGAAGACCAGGCCGGTGCCGAAGCGCTGCGCTCCTTCGAGAAGCAGATCGTACTGCGTGTGCTGGACGACCTGTGGAAAGACCATCTGTCGACCATGGATCACCTGCGCCACGGCATCCACCTGCGCGGCTACGCCCAGAAGAACCCGAAGCAGGAGTACAAGCGCGAGTCCTTCACGCTGTTCTCCGAGCTGCTGGATTCGATCAAGCGCGACTCGATCCGTGTCCTGTCCCACGTCCAGGTGCGCCGCGAAGACCCGGCCGAGGAAGAAGCTCGCCTGCGTCAGGAAGCCGAGGCGCTGGCCGCGCGCATGCAATTCGAACACGCCGAAGCGCCAGGGCTGGAAGTGGCTCAGGCGATGGAAGAGGGCGTCGATGTGGATGTCGCCCTGGCCACCGCGCCGGTGCGCAACGAGCAGAAGCTGGGCCGTAACGAACTGTGCTACTGCGGTTCGGGCAAGAAATACAAGCATTGCCACGGGCAGATCCAATAAACCCGTTTCAACGCTGAGCGACCCGCGCCGCGACAAGAGTCTCTTGTCGCGGCGTTTTGCCATTTGATCCGTCGTCTTGATAAGGGCGATGACGAACACATTTATTTAAGGAGCGCATTCATGGCTGTTGGTCTTGGTCCGTTGCCAACGTTGCACCCGGTTGCCGGTTTTGAACTCGGTATTGCCTCGGCCGGCATCAAGCGCCCCGGGCGCAAGGATGTCGTGGTCATGCGTTGCGCCGAAGGCTCGACGGTGGCGGGCGTGTTTACGCTCAACGCGTTTTGCGCCGCGCCGGTGATCCTGGCCAAGCAACGCGTGCAGGGGCCGGTGCGTTACCTGCTGACCAACACCGGTAACGCCAACGCCGGCACCGGCGCGCCAGGCCTGGCCGCCGCCGAGCGTACCTGCGCCAAGCTGGCCGAACTGACGGGCGTCGATGCCAACCAGGTGCTGCCTTACTCCACCGGTGTGATCGGCGAGCCGCTGCCGGTCGAGAAGATCGAAGGCGCGTTGCAAGCCGCCCTTGATGACCTGTCGGAAAACAACTGGGCCGCCGCCGCCACCGGCATCATGACCACCGACACCTTGCCCAAGGGCGCGAGCCGCCAGTTCCAGCATGACGGCGTGACCATCACCGTCACGGGCATCAGCAAAGGTGCCGGGATGATCCGGCCGAACATGGCGACCATGCTTGGCTACATCGCCACCGACGCCAAGGTATCGCGCCAAGTGCTGCAGGACCTGATGCTCGACGGCGCCAACAAGTCGTTCAACCGCATCACCATCGACGGCGACACCTCTACCAACGACTGCTGCATGCTGATCGCCACCGGCAAGGCCAACCTGCCGGAAATCACCGAAGCCAGCGGCCCGCTGTTTGCGGCCCTGAAGCAGGCCGTATTCGAAGTGTGCATGGAAGTGGCCCAGGCCATCGTCCGTGACGGTGAAGGCGCGACCAAGTTCGTGACCGTGCAGGTCAACGGCGGTGGCAATCACCAGGAATGCCTGGACGTCGGCTACACCGTGGCGCACTCGCCGCTGATCAAGACCGCGTTGTTCGCTTCCGACCCGAACTGGGGCCGGATCCTCGCCGCTGTCGGCCGTGCCGGCGTGCCGGACCTGGACGTGAGCAAGATCGACGTGTTCCTCGGCGAAGTCTGCATCGCCAGCCAGGGCGCCCGCGCCGCGACCTACACCGAAGCCCAGGGTGCGGCAGTGATGCAGCAGGAAGAGATCACCATCCGCATCGAGCTGGGCCGGGGTGATTGCAGCGAAACCATCTGGACGACCGACCTGTCCCACGAGTACGTCAAGATCAACGCTGAATATCGGACTTGAGACCGAGTCGCTCCTATCGCGAGCAAGCTCGCTCCCCCAGTGGAACTGCGTTGTGAACACGTTTGATGTCGCTCAACAAATCCCTGGGGGAGCGAGCCTGCTCGCGATGGTGCCGGTACCGACTCCATGAACGCTGAGGAATAGCGCGGTGAAACGAATTCATGTGGCGGCGGCGGTCATTCGTGACGCCGCTGGTAAAATCCTGATTGCCCGTCGGGCCGACACCCAGCATCAAGGTGGCCTGTGGGAGTTTCCCGGCGGCAAGGTCGAGGCCGATGAGTCCGTCGAAACCGCCTTGGCCCGGGAGCTGAACGAGGAACTGGCTATCGTCGTCGAAGCCGCCCGGCCCTTGATCAAGGTGCGCCACGATTACCCGGACAAACAGGTCTTGCTGGATGTTTGGGAGGTGTCCGCCTTCAGGGGCGAGCCCCATGGCGCCGAAGGTCAACCGCTGGCGTGGGTGACGGCCCGTGAGTTGACGAGTTACGAGTTTCCGGCGGCCAACCAGCCGATCGTCGCGGCGGCCCGTTTGCCGGGCGAATATTTGATTACGCCCGAAGGCCTCGAGACGCCGGCCTTGCTGCGCGGCATGCAGAAGGCAATTGCCGGCGGGATAAAGTTGGTCCAGCTCCGAGCGCCCAACGGCTACGACCCGCAATACCGCGACCTGGCGGTGGACGCGGTAGGGTTGTGTGCCGGCAAGGCGCAGTTGATGCTCAAGGGACCGTTCGAATGGCTGGGGGATTTTCCCTCCGCCGGCTGGCACATCACTGCCGCGCAACTGCGCAAGCATGCGGCGGCCGGTCGCCCGTTCGGCAAGGACCGCTGGCTCGCGGCCTCGTGCCATAACGCCGAGGAACTGTCCCTGGCGCAGCAGATGGACGTGGATTTCGTCACGCTTTCGCCTGTGCAACCGACCCAGACCCATCCCGATGCCAAGCCGTTGGGGTGGGATGAGGCGGCGCGGTTGATCGAAGGTTTCGACAGACCGGTTTATCTGTTGGGTGGGGTGGGTCCCGGAGAGCGGCAAAAAGCCTGGGAAGCTGGTGCGCAGGGTGTGGCGGGGATTCGGGCGTTCTGGCCTGAGGTTTGATTTTGTGGTGTAACCGCTGACGCCATCGCGAGCAAGCTCGCTCCCACAGGGGTTTTGTGAACGCCGAAAATCCCGTGTGGGAGCGAGCTTGCTCGCGATGGCGGCCTCAAGAACGATTCAGCCCTCAGGCTTGGCCGCCGCCTCCCAAAGCACCTCCGCCACCCCCTGCCGCCGGGCAATGACCCGTGCGGCCACGAACAACAGGTCCGACAACCGATTGATATAGGCCAGCCCCGGCCCGGCCAACGGCTCCACCGCGTTCAGTTGCTGGCAACGACGCTCGGCACCACGGGCCAGCGCTCGGCAGACGTGCGCTTGCGCGATCAAGGAAGAGCCACCGGGCAGGATGAAGTTCTCCAGCGGTCCCAGCTCCTCGTTCCACAGATCGATCGCCGCTTCCAACCGCTCGATTTCCGCCACATTCAAGGCTTGGTAAGCCG
This genomic interval from Pseudomonas alvandae contains the following:
- a CDS encoding DUF721 domain-containing protein, which produces MAFRPLPAKAPAVLLREAKPLKAIFGHARRLGHLQRLLDSQLQPAAREHCHVASWREGSLLLIVTDGHWATRLRYQQKRLLRQLQAFEEFANLTRILFKVQPPTVQAGAKGHTLDLSTDAAATIQATAEGISDPNLKAALERLAAHARPKG
- the secA gene encoding preprotein translocase subunit SecA, with translation MFAPLLKKLFGSKNEREVKRMLKTVQIVNAFEEQMVALSDDQLRAKTAEFKDRIAKGETLDQILPEAFAVCREAGKRVMGMRHFDVQLIGGMTLHEGKIAEMRTGEGKTLVATLAVYLNALSGKGVHVVTVNDYLARRDANWMRPLYEFLGLTVGVVTPFQPPEEKRFAYASDITYGTNNEFGFDYLRDNMAFSMEEKFQRELNFAVIDEVDSILIDEARTPLIISGQAEDSSKLYIEINKLIPQLKLHVEEVEGEVTQAGHYTVDEKTRQVELNESGHQFIEEMLTRVGLLAEGESLYSAHNLGLLTHVYAGLRAHKLFHRNVEYIVQDGQVVLVDEHTGRTMPGRRLSEGLHQAIEAKEGLNIQAESQTLASTTFQNYFRLYNKLSGMTGTADTEAFEFHQIYGLQVVVIPPNKPLARKDYNDLVFLTAEEKYAAIINDIKEGMAQGRPILVGTATIETSEHMSNLLTQEGIEHKVLNAKFHEKEAEIIAQAGRPGALTIATNMAGRGTDILLGGNWEVEVASLENPTPEQIAQIKADWQKRHQQVLESGGLQVIASERHESRRIDNQLRGRAGRQGDAGSSRFYLSLEDSLMRIFASDRVKNFMKALGMQPGEAIEHRMVTNAIEKAQRKVEGRNFDIRKQLLEFDDVNNEQRKVIYHMRNSLLAADDIGETIADFRREVLDATVSAHIPPQSLPEQWDIAGLEASLRSDFGVSLPIQQWLDEDDHLYEETLREKLLAELIAAYNEKEDQAGAEALRSFEKQIVLRVLDDLWKDHLSTMDHLRHGIHLRGYAQKNPKQEYKRESFTLFSELLDSIKRDSIRVLSHVQVRREDPAEEEARLRQEAEALAARMQFEHAEAPGLEVAQAMEEGVDVDVALATAPVRNEQKLGRNELCYCGSGKKYKHCHGQIQ
- the argJ gene encoding bifunctional glutamate N-acetyltransferase/amino-acid acetyltransferase ArgJ → MAVGLGPLPTLHPVAGFELGIASAGIKRPGRKDVVVMRCAEGSTVAGVFTLNAFCAAPVILAKQRVQGPVRYLLTNTGNANAGTGAPGLAAAERTCAKLAELTGVDANQVLPYSTGVIGEPLPVEKIEGALQAALDDLSENNWAAAATGIMTTDTLPKGASRQFQHDGVTITVTGISKGAGMIRPNMATMLGYIATDAKVSRQVLQDLMLDGANKSFNRITIDGDTSTNDCCMLIATGKANLPEITEASGPLFAALKQAVFEVCMEVAQAIVRDGEGATKFVTVQVNGGGNHQECLDVGYTVAHSPLIKTALFASDPNWGRILAAVGRAGVPDLDVSKIDVFLGEVCIASQGARAATYTEAQGAAVMQQEEITIRIELGRGDCSETIWTTDLSHEYVKINAEYRT
- a CDS encoding Nudix family hydrolase, which encodes MKRIHVAAAVIRDAAGKILIARRADTQHQGGLWEFPGGKVEADESVETALARELNEELAIVVEAARPLIKVRHDYPDKQVLLDVWEVSAFRGEPHGAEGQPLAWVTARELTSYEFPAANQPIVAAARLPGEYLITPEGLETPALLRGMQKAIAGGIKLVQLRAPNGYDPQYRDLAVDAVGLCAGKAQLMLKGPFEWLGDFPSAGWHITAAQLRKHAAAGRPFGKDRWLAASCHNAEELSLAQQMDVDFVTLSPVQPTQTHPDAKPLGWDEAARLIEGFDRPVYLLGGVGPGERQKAWEAGAQGVAGIRAFWPEV
- a CDS encoding cob(I)yrinic acid a,c-diamide adenosyltransferase, whose product is MGFRLSKIYTRTGDKGETGLGDGRRVAKDHPRVEAIGEVDTLNSQLGLLLAGLAEETTRHPALQEVIAVLAPCQHRLFDLGGELAMPAYQALNVAEIERLEAAIDLWNEELGPLENFILPGGSSLIAQAHVCRALARGAERRCQQLNAVEPLAGPGLAYINRLSDLLFVAARVIARRQGVAEVLWEAAAKPEG